In Hyphomicrobiaceae bacterium, one DNA window encodes the following:
- a CDS encoding DsrE/DsrF/DrsH-like family protein, with product MAKKLIVIMANTDPRNTEELGAPIFQASVAAAMGYEVEVICTASATRLMRKGVASELKQRTDASKSIYDFIKDAHAAGVKFYCCSPGLDLFDMHKEDLIPECNGIVGAAHFIEDIMTGESKVLTY from the coding sequence ATGGCCAAAAAGCTGATCGTCATTATGGCCAATACGGATCCGCGTAATACAGAAGAGCTCGGCGCGCCGATCTTTCAAGCCTCGGTCGCGGCGGCGATGGGCTATGAGGTGGAAGTCATATGCACCGCATCGGCGACGCGGCTGATGCGCAAAGGCGTGGCGAGCGAACTGAAGCAGCGGACCGATGCGTCAAAGTCGATTTACGATTTCATCAAAGATGCACATGCCGCCGGTGTGAAGTTCTACTGCTGCTCGCCGGGACTGGATCTGTTCGACATGCACAAGGAAGATCTTATTCCCGAGTGCAACGGCATCGTCGGTGCCGCGCATTTCATCGAAGACATCATGACGGGCGAGAGCAAGGTGCTTACGTACTAA
- the recG gene encoding ATP-dependent DNA helicase RecG, translating into MRPSALNPLFSSALTLSGIGPRTVQLLKKCLELPPQAVEPRVLDLLWHLPTGVIDRRAEPLVRDAVPGTIVTLKVRVLKHKAPPRGNHKVPYKVTCEDDSARLDLVFFHAEHKFIERQLPVGEIRYVSGRIERYGETMQMSHPDYIVAPEARSDMPMLEPVYPLTAGLSGKVLQKASRQAVERVPELPEWQDKGWLQARGWMGFTDALTLLHKPQEPGDISPASLPRQRLAYDELLAGQLALGLVRLNMKAQPGRSVKGDGHIRKRIAAALPFKLTNSQVNALKEIAEDLAAPHRMLRLLQGDVGSGKTAVALMSMAIAVETGAQSALMAPTEVLARQHLETIAPLAEAAGLRIGLLTGREKGKGREETLKHLAAGDIDILIGTHALFQSDVVFKDLAFAVIDEQHRFGVHQRLALQAKGAGGATNVLVMTATPIPRTLLMTHYGDLDVSRLTEKPAGRKPVVTKAIPIDSMERLIDRLRVQLAEGAQVYWVCPLIETSDTSELAAAEERHAHLKQIFGNTVGLLHGAMAAADKDETMAAFATDKLKILVATTVIEVGVNVPNANIMVIEHAERFGLAQLHQLRGRVGRGARESFCMLLYKEPLGETAKARLEMMEKTEDGFLIAEKDLELRGGGEMLGSRQSGMPGFRVAEVPGFETLLAAARDDARLVLSNDPDLVSPRGQALRTLLYLFECDEAARLFRAA; encoded by the coding sequence ATGCGTCCTTCCGCGCTCAATCCGCTGTTTTCTTCGGCTTTGACCCTGAGCGGCATCGGCCCGCGCACCGTCCAGCTCCTTAAGAAGTGCCTGGAGCTACCACCACAGGCCGTCGAGCCCCGCGTTCTCGATCTGCTCTGGCATCTGCCGACCGGCGTTATCGATCGCAGGGCGGAACCGCTGGTGCGCGATGCGGTCCCTGGAACCATTGTGACCCTTAAGGTACGGGTGCTGAAACACAAGGCACCCCCGCGCGGCAATCACAAGGTGCCCTACAAGGTCACGTGCGAGGACGACTCCGCACGTCTCGATCTCGTGTTCTTCCACGCCGAGCACAAATTCATCGAGCGCCAGTTGCCGGTCGGCGAGATCCGCTACGTATCGGGACGCATCGAGCGCTACGGCGAAACAATGCAGATGTCCCACCCCGACTACATCGTCGCGCCGGAAGCGCGCAGCGATATGCCGATGCTGGAGCCTGTCTACCCGCTCACCGCCGGATTGTCCGGCAAGGTGCTGCAGAAAGCCTCACGGCAAGCCGTCGAGCGTGTGCCAGAATTGCCCGAGTGGCAGGACAAGGGATGGCTGCAGGCTCGCGGATGGATGGGATTCACCGACGCGCTGACCCTGCTGCACAAGCCGCAAGAGCCTGGTGACATTTCACCTGCATCGTTGCCGCGCCAGCGTTTGGCCTATGACGAGTTGCTGGCTGGGCAATTGGCGCTCGGATTGGTACGCCTCAATATGAAGGCGCAGCCTGGACGCTCCGTTAAGGGTGATGGGCACATTAGAAAGCGGATCGCAGCCGCGTTGCCGTTCAAGCTGACAAATTCACAAGTCAACGCGCTAAAGGAAATCGCGGAAGATCTGGCCGCGCCCCACCGTATGCTGCGTCTGCTGCAGGGCGATGTCGGATCCGGCAAAACCGCCGTGGCGCTGATGAGCATGGCAATCGCCGTTGAAACCGGCGCACAGTCTGCTTTGATGGCTCCCACCGAAGTCCTTGCACGTCAGCACCTTGAAACGATTGCGCCGCTTGCCGAAGCCGCCGGGTTGCGCATCGGTTTGTTGACCGGGAGAGAAAAGGGAAAGGGCCGCGAGGAAACGCTGAAACACCTCGCCGCGGGAGATATCGACATCCTAATTGGCACACATGCGCTTTTTCAATCCGACGTCGTCTTCAAGGATCTCGCGTTTGCCGTCATCGACGAGCAACATCGCTTTGGTGTGCATCAGCGCCTCGCACTCCAGGCGAAGGGCGCAGGCGGTGCGACCAACGTCCTAGTTATGACGGCAACTCCGATTCCGCGCACGCTGCTCATGACGCACTACGGGGATCTCGACGTCTCGCGTCTCACCGAAAAGCCCGCAGGGCGCAAACCTGTCGTTACAAAGGCCATTCCCATCGATTCAATGGAGCGTCTGATCGACCGGCTGCGCGTACAGTTGGCGGAAGGCGCTCAGGTCTATTGGGTCTGCCCATTGATCGAAACGTCCGACACCTCAGAGCTTGCGGCCGCCGAAGAACGCCATGCTCATCTCAAACAGATCTTCGGCAATACCGTCGGTCTTCTGCACGGCGCCATGGCAGCCGCCGACAAGGATGAGACCATGGCGGCATTTGCCACCGACAAACTCAAGATCCTGGTCGCGACCACCGTGATAGAAGTCGGCGTCAATGTCCCCAATGCCAATATCATGGTGATCGAACACGCGGAGCGTTTCGGCTTGGCGCAGCTTCATCAGTTGCGAGGGCGGGTGGGGCGTGGCGCACGCGAAAGCTTTTGCATGTTGCTCTACAAAGAACCGCTAGGCGAAACGGCGAAAGCTCGCCTTGAGATGATGGAAAAGACGGAAGATGGCTTCCTCATAGCCGAGAAGGATCTGGAGCTACGCGGCGGCGGTGAAATGCTGGGCTCGCGCCAAAGCGGCATGCCGGGCTTCCGGGTTGCAGAGGTGCCGGGCTTCGAGACGTTGCTTGCGGCAGCGCGCGACGATGCGCGACTGGTCCTGTCCAACGATCCCGACCTCGTATCGCCGCGCGGTCAGGCGCTCCGAACATTGCTTTATCTGTTTGAATGCGATGAAGCCGCACGACTGTTCCGCGCGGCTTGA
- a CDS encoding succinate dehydrogenase assembly factor 2 — translation MQKQDMTDDVVTRRRRALYRAMHRGTKEMDHLVGRYADVHLGDMTGDELAEFERFLALPDPLLQGWFFSAEQVGSPEFEGLVRKMRRFHGLEDRS, via the coding sequence ATGCAGAAACAGGACATGACGGACGACGTCGTCACGCGCCGGCGCCGCGCACTCTATAGGGCCATGCACCGAGGCACCAAGGAGATGGATCATCTCGTTGGGCGCTATGCCGATGTGCATCTCGGCGATATGACGGGTGACGAGTTGGCTGAATTCGAACGCTTCCTGGCACTGCCCGATCCCTTATTACAGGGCTGGTTTTTCAGCGCTGAGCAGGTTGGCTCGCCGGAGTTTGAGGGTCTTGTGAGGAAGATGCGCCGCTTTCACGGTCTTGAGGACCGGTCGTGA